A stretch of Lagopus muta isolate bLagMut1 chromosome 9, bLagMut1 primary, whole genome shotgun sequence DNA encodes these proteins:
- the NCEH1 gene encoding neutral cholesterol ester hydrolase 1, whose amino-acid sequence MRAAWVLLAALGALAAYYIYLPLPGTVSDSWKLMLLDATFRAVQQTCHLIHYLKLSHHLIVLNYLICTFDKLKSVSSEPINITDVVFDGVEVRVFEPPAKQDEPLKRSVVYIHGGGWALASARTSLYNNLCRIMAESLNAVVVSIEYRLVPEVCFPEQFHDALRATKHFLQPDVLADYSVDPNRIAISGDSAGGNLAAAVCQQLSKDEHLIIRPKLQALIYPVLQAFDFNTPSYQQNMNMPVLPRYVMINYWIDYFNGNYDLAHSLLINNHTALDVQQALTFRGRLNWTSLLPSSFKKNYKPVVQTTGNAEIIQEIPALLDVRAVPLLAENETLQLQPKTYILTCENDVLRDDGVMYAKRLENAGVEVTLDHFDDCFHGCMIFTIWPTDFSAGIQTRNSYIKWLDENL is encoded by the exons ATGCGGGCCGCCTGGGTGCTGCTGGCGGCGCTGGGCGCCCTGGCCGCCTATTACATCTACCTGCCGCTGCCCGGCACCGTGTCGGACTCGTGGAAGCTGATGCTGCTGGATGCCACTTTCCGGGCGGTGCAGCAGACG TGTCACTTGATTCACTATCTGAAACTCAGCCATCACTTGATAGTTCTGAATTATTTGATTTGTACATTTGACAAGCTGAAGTCTGTCTCTTCTGAGCCCATTAACATAACGGATGTTGTTTTTGATGGTGTGGAAGTCAGAGTGTTTGAACCTCCTGCAAAGCAAGATGAACCGCTGAAGCGCAGTGTTGTTTACATCCACGGAGGCGGCTGGGCCTTGGCAAGTGCAA GAACGAGCCTTTATAACAACCTCTGCAGAATCATGGCTGAATCTCTCAATGCTGTAGTTGTCTCAATTGA ATACAGGCTGGTACCAGAGGTGTGCTTTCCTGAGCAATTCCACGATGCTCTTCGTGCTACAAAGCATTTTTTGCAGCCTGATGTCTTAGCTGACTATTCAGTTGACCCAAATCGAATTGCAATTTCTGGCGACAGCGCAGGAGGAaatttggctgctgctgtgtgtcagcAG CTTAGCAAAGATGAGCATTTGATCATCAGACCAAAACTGCAGGCATTAATTTACCCAGTCCTTCAGGCATTTGACTTCAATACACCTTCATATCAGCAGAATATGAATATGCCCGTTCTTCCTCGTTATGTCATGATTAACTACTGGATAGACTATTTCAATGGTAATTATGACTTGGCTCACTCACTGCTGATTAACAACCACACTGCTCTTGATGTGCAGCAAGCTCTGACTTTCAGAGGACGTCTGAATTGGACATCCCTACTGCCCTCATCATTCAAAAAGAACTACAAGCCTGTAGTACAAACCACAGGCAACGCAGAAATAATCCAGGAGATACCAGCGCTGCTTGACGTGCGAGCAGTCCCACTGCTTGCTGAAAATGAGACTTTGCAGCTGCAGCCTAAGACTTATATTCTGACTTGTGAGAACGATGTCCTGAGAGATGACGGGGTGATGTATGCCAAGCGGCTGGAGAACGCTGGTGTGGAAGTCACACTCGATCACTTTGATGACTGCTTTCATGGCTGTATGATATTCACGATTTGGCCTACTGATTTCTCTGCAGGAATTCAGACCAGAAACAGCTATATAAAGTGGTTGGATGAAAACCTCTGA